AGCTGTAATTCCTTCCCATTGGTTTGAAGATTATTCTGAGCTTTTCAGCTTTATGGAAAATGGAGAAGAGGATGCAATGAAAATGAGGAAGCATCATATTTCACTTGTAAGCGAAATGGAAAATAGCAACCTGGCAAAAGTGCAAATGGACAGGAAGCTTGCAAAACTGAAAGACTTTACTCAAATAGATGATCATCCTATGCCATCCGATTTTTCAGGAGAGTTGAGACCGTATCAAAAAGAAGGCTTTAATTGGTTGCAATTCCTCAATCAATATAATTTTGGCGGTTGTTTGGCTGATGATATGGGCTTAGGTAAAACAGTTCAGACTTTGGCAATGTTGCAATCCGAGAATGAAAGCGGTAGAACTGCTGCTAATTTGCTTATTATGCCAACTTCTCTTATTTATAATTGGCAATCTGAAGCTGAAAAATTTACTCCAGAACTTAAAATATTTGTTTATACAGGTACAAACCGAATAAAAGATAGCAAGCAATTTGAGGATTATGATTTGGTTTTAACCTCCTATGGTATCACTAGGCTGGATGTTGATATTTTATCGGAGTTTTTATTTAATTATATTATTCTCGATGAATCCCAGGCCATTAAAAATCCTGAATCGCATATTGCCAAGGCAGTTAGAAAATTAAAATCTCGAAGAAAACTAGTGTTGACGGGTACACCAGTTGAGAATAGTACCATGGACTTATGGTCGCAAATGTCATTTGTAAATCCTGGCTTATTGGGCAATAAAAAATTCTTTAAAGATGAGTTCGTGACGCCTATTGAAAAGAAGCGAGATGAACAAAAGTCTCAAAAACTAGCGACCTTGATTAAACCTTTCATCCTGAGAAGACATAAATCGCAAGTGGCTACAGAATTGCCTGATAAAATTGAAAATGTGCATTACTCGGGTATGACCACCATGCAAGAGGAAAAATATGAAGAAGTGAAAAACTACTTCCGAGATATGATTTTGGACGAAATTGAAAAGAATGGGGTCAGAAGTTCACAAATGATTTTATTGCAAGGATTGACCCAATTACGCCAAATTGCTAATCACCCTAAAATGACGGATCAAGAATACCAGGGTGATTCAGGAAAAATGGAAGATGTGACGCATATGTTAAATTCCATAATTTCAAAAGGTCATAAAATTTTAGTGTTTAGTCAATTTGTTAAGCACTTAAGCCTCTTTAAAGAGTATATGGAGCGTAGTCATATAAAATATGCTTATTTAGATGGAACCACCAAAGACCGACAAAAGCAGGTGAAATTATTTCAGGAAAACGAAGAAATTTCAGTCTTTTTGATTTCCCTCAAAGCGGGTGGACTAGGTCTAAACCTGACGGCTGCGGACTATGTATTCTTGCTAGACCCGTGGTGGAATCCTGCTATTGAGCAACAAGCTGTTGACCGAGCCCATAGAATTGGTCAAAAACAGCAGGTTTTTACTTATAAATTCATTACCAAAAACTCTGTAGAAGAGAAAATATTAGCTCTTCAACAGAAAAAATTGACCCTAGCTCGAGATTTGATCAGCACAGAGGAAAGCTTTATGAAAAGTTTGAGCAAAGAGGATATTGAAGGAATTTTGGCATAATTGGCTATACAGCATAAGACAAGAATCCGAAAGTTTTTAGCTCTAATTGATATTCTGCAACAACAGTTAGGACTTTTATGATTTGCTATTATTTTCTGAAGAAATTATTTTTTTGAATATAGGCTATTCCCCCTTATTAAATCGGCTAGATTTGTGTAATTGTTTTTAAATCTATTGAAGTAGCTAAATGGCGAAAGTTAAATCAGCATTTTTCTGTCAAGAATGTGGTCACGAATCACCAAAGTGGGCTGGGAAATGCCCTTCATGTGGGCAATGGAATACTTTTGTGGAAGAGGTTGTCACAAAAGAAAAATCATCTAGCGGATACCAATCAGCTAAAAAAATTGCCAATAAACCTATTTCTATTCAAGAAGTAGAAAGTACTAAAGAAGCCCGAATTAAAGTACAGGATAGGGAATTAAGTAGGGTTTTAGGAGGTGGAATTGTGCCAGGTTCTTTGGTGTTAATTGGTGGTGAGCCAGGAATTGGTAAATCGACTCTGATGTTGCAAATTGCTTTACAGCTTTCCAATCTCAAAATACTGTATGTGAGCGGTGAAGAAAGTGCACAGCAAATTAAAATGCGTGCTGACAGAATGGAGCATGATTCCAAAAACTGCTATATTTTAACTGAAACTCATACCGCTGATATTTTCAGAGAAGTAGAGGCCTTAGGACCTGATTTGTTGGTTATCGATTCGATTCAAACTTTACATTCACCAAAAATAGAATCGGCAGCTGGAAGCGTAGGTCAGGTCAAAGAATGTACTGCAGAATTGATGCGCTTTGCTAAAGAAAATAAAATCCCAGTTTTTTTAATAGGCCATATCACAAAAGATGGTGCAATTGCAGGGCCTAAAGTATTAGAACATATGGTAGATGCTGTACTTCAATTTGAAGGAGATCGGCATTTGACCTATCGGATTTTACGAACCACTAAGAATCGATTTGGTTCTACCAATGAATTGGGAATTTATGAAATGATGCAGAACGGCTTGCGACAAGTCAGTAATCCTTCCGAAATATTGATTTCTCAAAAAGATAAAGATAGCAGTGGGACAGCCATTGGTGCTACAGTGGAAGGAAACCGCCCGCTTTTGATTGAAATTCAAGCTTTGGTTAGCCCTGCTACTTATGGTACTCCTCAGCGTTCAGCAACTGGCTATGACAGTAAGAGATTAAATATGCTTTTGGCTGTTTTAGAGAAAAGAGGTGGTTTTCGACTTGGCATTCAGGATGTATTTC
This is a stretch of genomic DNA from Marivirga harenae. It encodes these proteins:
- a CDS encoding DEAD/DEAH box helicase, whose product is MKVYTTQPFQLIYSLFEHEYLGYTFESFVVQKNSRGDLTFSHQNISSKNASEFGKGMDDVDYELIELMDEMQQDVVVRKFAKKKMKPAEFFDKYYNDDGGSDLVKDEIERYMEKRRSEILSRITGKLLFEMGNDGEPAWRQIEVMDEKATILFHFVKNEDNTHYFPTIKHNGEKLEFQYKGAYLICNKPAWLVVDQKLYSFEKNPEGKKIKPFLNKKFIAIPEKVEETYFKKFVAPLVASFDVFARGFKIKTYREEPLPKLKISELVSTSGKNLDLFSNGNKDTEGESKLLLELKFQYGEHIFPLGKGEGVSVKVEKEEGQFVFKRLVRNLLKEKSLRDAMIERGLDILKGKITAPKTKTFSWISKNVDWLKENEIEILQDKHVSDKNYFVGKSTIEIDISEGIDWFDINAVVMFGDYEVPFKELRKHILNNQLEFKLPNNQTAVIPSHWFEDYSELFSFMENGEEDAMKMRKHHISLVSEMENSNLAKVQMDRKLAKLKDFTQIDDHPMPSDFSGELRPYQKEGFNWLQFLNQYNFGGCLADDMGLGKTVQTLAMLQSENESGRTAANLLIMPTSLIYNWQSEAEKFTPELKIFVYTGTNRIKDSKQFEDYDLVLTSYGITRLDVDILSEFLFNYIILDESQAIKNPESHIAKAVRKLKSRRKLVLTGTPVENSTMDLWSQMSFVNPGLLGNKKFFKDEFVTPIEKKRDEQKSQKLATLIKPFILRRHKSQVATELPDKIENVHYSGMTTMQEEKYEEVKNYFRDMILDEIEKNGVRSSQMILLQGLTQLRQIANHPKMTDQEYQGDSGKMEDVTHMLNSIISKGHKILVFSQFVKHLSLFKEYMERSHIKYAYLDGTTKDRQKQVKLFQENEEISVFLISLKAGGLGLNLTAADYVFLLDPWWNPAIEQQAVDRAHRIGQKQQVFTYKFITKNSVEEKILALQQKKLTLARDLISTEESFMKSLSKEDIEGILA
- the radA gene encoding DNA repair protein RadA, producing MAKVKSAFFCQECGHESPKWAGKCPSCGQWNTFVEEVVTKEKSSSGYQSAKKIANKPISIQEVESTKEARIKVQDRELSRVLGGGIVPGSLVLIGGEPGIGKSTLMLQIALQLSNLKILYVSGEESAQQIKMRADRMEHDSKNCYILTETHTADIFREVEALGPDLLVIDSIQTLHSPKIESAAGSVGQVKECTAELMRFAKENKIPVFLIGHITKDGAIAGPKVLEHMVDAVLQFEGDRHLTYRILRTTKNRFGSTNELGIYEMMQNGLRQVSNPSEILISQKDKDSSGTAIGATVEGNRPLLIEIQALVSPATYGTPQRSATGYDSKRLNMLLAVLEKRGGFRLGIQDVFLNIAGGLRVEDPAIDLAVCVAIISSLEEIPLSSKTCVAAEVGLSGEIRAVNRVENRIAEAEKLGFNEILVSKFSMKGVDVSRYKIDIKTFSQLGEVVSYLFG